Sequence from the Sphingobium indicum B90A genome:
CGGTCACGGTCACGGTCGCCGCTATCGCCATTCCAATCTCAATATTCGCTACGATAATCGGAGGTCAGGCCCATCTGATCGGCCAAGTCGTCGAGCACTGCGATCGTCGTTTCAAGCAGCAGTCTCATGCGATCTGCGTCATTCCAATAGGCGCTGCCGTGCTTACCGCCGTGGAACAGATTGTTGCGCACGGTTTGCGCGAAGCGAACGACACGTTCGAGATCACTTGCGCCAGGATTGAAGCCGACATCGCGAAAATCGAGATCGACTGCGGTCACGATTTGCCGCTGGGGGTTCGCTGCGATCAGCGACTTGCCCGCTGGACCAATCAAATACCCCCATGGCACTTTCATCCCTTGCACTGAGCAAAGCAAAGCCCCGTGAAAAGCCCTACAAGCTCGCAGACGGGCACGGCCTCTACCTTCTGATTACCCCTCAAGGCGGCCGTTACTGGCGCATGAATTACCGGTTCGGCGGCAAAGCCAAGACGATGGCAATGGGGGTGTTCCCATTGATCACCCTGGCGGAAGCGCGAGAGAAACGAGATGCGGCCCGGAGGCTACTCGCGGCTGGATCGGACCCGAGCGCAACACGCAAGGAAGCTGAGGCACGCGAAGCGTTTGAAGCGACCACTGGCTTTCGGACCGTCGCCGAAGAGTGGCTGGCGAAACGAGAACGCGAAGGGCTTGGGGCCGTCACCCTTGGCAAAGTGAAGTGGCTGCTTGAGTTCGCCTATCCCTCTCTGGGCAACCGAAAGATCAGCGAGATCACGAGCATGGAACTGCTGGCAGTTCTACGTCAGGTCGAAGGTCGCGGTCGGCACGAGACTGCCAGACGGTTGAGAAGTGTGTGCGGCAGGATCTTTCGTTATGCGATCGCCACCGGACGGGCAGAACATGATCTATCGGCCAATCTGCGCGACGCCCTGACCACGCCCAAGGTGAAGCATCTGGCTGCAATCACCAACAGTCAGCAGGTCGGCCCACTCATGCGGGCAATCGAAACCTTTGATGGCCATGCGGTTACACGGGCAGCTCTGCGACTTGCGCCTCATGTTTTCGTCCGCCCCGGCGAGCTACGTCATGCCGAATGGGCCGAGATCGATTTCGACAAGGCGTTGTGGTGCATCCCGGCGGAAAAGATGAAAATGCGCCGCCCCCATCGCGTACCGCTATCGAGGCAGTCGCTGGCGATCTTTGCTTCCATTCGAGAGATCACCGGGACAGGTAAGTTTGTCTTTCCCGGCTTCCAGTCCTTGAAGCGTCCTATGTCCGAGAACGCTTTGAACGGAGCGCTTCGTAGACTCGGCTATTCAGGCGACGAGATGACGAGTCACGGCTTTCGAGCCATGGCGAGCACCTTGCTCAATGAAATGGGAAGATGGCATCCAGACGCTATTGAGCGCCAATTAGCACATGCTGAAGCTGACGCGGTTCGGCGCGCCTATGCCCGAGGAGAATATTGGGACGAACGTGTAGCGATGATGCAGGCATGGTCGGACTATCTCGATGACCTAGCCGGTAAGCCACCAACTTGAACCCTGGAAATGCATCATCGGATAAGGCTGGTGGTTAAAGTACACCAGCGGGCACGTTGGCTTTAATTGGCGAGGCCCTCCTTGATGATTTTGTAGAGCGCTGCCTTCAGGCTGGCGTGTCTCTGGTTGCGATTGTCGGGCCGGGCTGTTCGCGATTAGAAGACTTGATTGATGAAATCGTTGTGGGCGATGGGTCCGTGACTGACCGCTTCCTTTGCACCACGTCTCATCCTGACGAAACATATGACGACGTGCTCAACATGGTCGAATGCTGGGAGATGGAACGGGACGATGCGATAGCTGAGGTTCGATTGTAGCCGCAGGTCAGCACGCTTTCATCGACCAGAAATTGCAGCTCAACGTGCCACTGTCATTTCTTAAAAGCCGACAATGTGATTAGACGTTGCGGCCGCCAGCACATCGCTACAAATTCACGATCATGAGTGACGCAGAATACGAATGGAAACCCCGCCCTCCAAATTTGCGCGAGCGAATCATCGCAGGCGTTTTCGTAGCGGTTCTTCTTGTCACCCTGGCCAGTGAGTACGCGGGATGGGGCCTGTTCGCAGACTACGAGAAGCAGGTCATGGGCCTGCTGATACTGATTGGATTGATCCTGCTGCGGTTCGCGCCATCGGTTCACCGCCGTTAGCGACCACTTGCGGTCGCTCCATATCGTCATATGTTTGCCCAATGACTGCCATTCGCTCCTTCCTACTAGAGGCGCTTCAACGTGTCGTTGACGGCGGCGATATCGAACACGAAGAACTTGACGCCGCCGTGCCGAACCCGCTGACCCTTGATCCTGTCGAGAAGGACGCTTGGCAGCAATTGAGTAATTGGGCAGACGATGCGGACATTCGGCAAAGGGACGCGAATTACGCGACGTTAAAACGTGACTGGATGCAAGATCACATAGCAGCATTAAAAGCGAACGGTAGCTAACCACAGTCACCGTATCGAAAGCCGACATTCCCCTATCCACCCAGCACCGGCATTCCCGGCACGCGAATCAGTCCCGCAGCCGATAACCCGCTGGTTCGGTTCGGGATTGGAAAGCCGCCCAGCGGCAGGCGACCAGTTTTCGCCGTTAATGACTGGTCCGCTGGCGCCTGTAACCAGACGTTGCTCGAACGCCCGTCATCGTGCGAGAATGCGGCATGGTTCGTTCATTAAATGCAGCAGTCGCCATGGTTATAGCACCTGCTTTGCTGCTGGTTGCCGCTGCGCACACCGGCTTGTTCGCACTCGGATCGAGGCCTCTGACGTATGCCATACTTGTTCTGGCATGGCTCATTGGCATGGTGGCTATCGGGTCGGCGGGATGGTCGCGTAAAATTACCGTCGGGTTGATGGTCATCTATACGATCATCGGTATTCCTGCCTTGCCCCTCGCGGGCCTTCTTGCGGTCTGTTCCACAGGCGACTGCATCTAAGTCCGCTTAGCCCTCCCCGAAAGCTGCCCCAGCGGAAGCGACCATAGCCGGTCTTTTAACTGGCCTTGTGTCTTACTCCGAACCGGACACTGACGGAAAATACCTGTTTGTCGGCCATGCCATCGTTCTTAAGAATATTCCGCTATTGGAAGGCGACGGAGTTCGCAGGGTTATATGATGCGAGTTAAGAACGACTGCATGATGGCGCGACGTGGGGTGATTGGTCTTTTGGCGTCGGCTGCGGCGATGGCGCTGGCAGGGTGTGCGAAACGCGGACGGCTGCGGTATCGGATTACTGTTGAAGTGGATACGCCTTCTGGCCTTAGGACCGGCTCTTCGGTGATAGAGACGCGGCAACAGGGGGCGCAGCCTCTGGTCCCGCAAGAGCTTGGCTCTGGCGGTGGCGGCGGGGTTGTCGGTGAAGCGGTGGCGGTCGATCTTGGCGGCGGGCGTGTAATATTTGCACTGCTAAGCGGACCCGAAGGGCGCAGCATTTATGCCATGGTGCCGCGTGTGCTCAATTACCCTGACCTGAAACCGCCCCTCTCGCGGCAATTCAAGCTGCACGAATGGCAAGAGGCATACGACGAAGCCGAAGATGTCAAACCGTTCGCCGTGCTTCGGCGTGAGGATTATCCGATGCTGGTGAGTTTTGGTGATCTGGGCAATCCAAAGAGCGTTGGGGCGGTCAACCCCGACATGGTCGGGGTACGCCGGATTACCCTGCAAGTGACCGATGATCCTGTCACGACGGGAATTGAGAAGCGGTTGGGGTGGTTGGGAGCTTATCCTGAATCCAGATTGGATGGAGTCTATCGAGGCGATACCGGAATGCCCCTTGCGAGAAGGCTATCTAATGGCGACTTTAGAATGGAGCCTATCTAGCGAGTTTGATGATCGGGTTCCTACGATGGCAGCTTTGCTCTTTCGTGCAAAAAAAAGCTGCCAGTCCGCAAACCACCCAGCCTGGTCATAGCAGCACGAAATTCAGATGGCCTCGGTCCACAACCAACCAGTTCGGTCCTGTCGCCTGCCGCTGGGCTGCTTTCCAAGCCCGAACCGGACCAGCGGGTTATGGCAACGCAGAGCGACTCGCTGGCGGTGAGCGACGATGCATGGTGGGAAGGACGGTCCGCTGTCGAGCATGGCATGGTGGTAAGCTGCCGACATTCGTTGTAGGCTCGACCTATGACGAAGCCATGGATTATCGCGCTCTGGGTCTTCACGGTTGCGTTGGCAGGGTGGCTGCTTGTCGATGGTCAACGCTTCGCTGCCGCCGGTGTAATGGGCACCGCGTTATTCTGGGAAGCGATCCATCGTATGTTCGGCAGCAAGGGCACCGAATAGCGCCGATGGGTGGGTAGGCGACATTCCGCTTACGCACAATTAATGCATTAAGCCGACATTCGAGTGCTGAAATTTGGGAGGGGGCAGTTGTCGTTAACTAGGTTTCGCTCATTTGGCGTCGGCGCCAAAAGCCATGTCGTCACGCGCGATAAACAGGGCACGAAGTGCCTCTTTTTGTCGCTCGTTCTAGGTGCTTGTTCGCCCCACATTCCTGCGACTTCGCCCGATCTTCCCACGGAGAATTCGGCGGTGTCTGCTATGTTGAGAAGCTGCGCATGTATGCTTGGCACAGGGCCATGCGCTGACAGAGCTGCTGGAAAGTATCAGGTCAAAAACTTAAAATGTGAGTGGAACAGAGAGCAGCGCAACAAGGTGCAATGCTCGATAACAGAACGATTTGTGGCAACCCGTTTACAAGAATATCCTGACCGGAGTTGGAAAACACATCAACAAGCGTTTCGTTATCTTGATGATCGTGGCTGGTGCGCAGACCCTTGGTAATGCGGATGCTTCGCAAGCTGCGCCGTGGCCGCTTTTAAATGCTGGCAGCGCGGCATCAAGTGTCCATTTCTGGCCGACTGCTGTCCGTCACATACCTGCGACCCATATAGCGAATGCCGCATACCCAGTCATGAGCGTCAGTGCGACTAACCGTCCGGTATGCATCCAGAACAATAATGGCCCCTTACGCCGCCTTGGAGAAAGGCCGTATGAAGGCATAATACCCGTCGCCAAGCCCCGGACGAGAAGAACAGCAAACAGAACGGCAAAAGCCAAAGGGAAAATTGATGCGCTCATGACGACCGATTATGGCTGCTCGCTGCGCGGCTCACAATGTCTGCATATGGTCGCCTGCCGCTGGGCCGCTTTCCCATCCCGAACCGGACCAGCGGGTTATCGGCGGCGCGGGGTGATTCGCAGGTCGGGAACGCCGAAGGCGGGTGGGTAGCGGACTGGCAGGTTGGGTGCATATGAAGCGGATTATCGGCCTTTGCGTGATCTAGCATAAACCGCTCTTTGCATCTTCGGGCTTCTCATTGCTTCGGCAAAATCGCTACAGCCAGAGCTTCTAAAGCGCAGGGATTCACCGAATAGTTTTGCACGAAATTGCGCTATAAACCCTGTATCAAGTGGTATTTTTCGGAGATCAATTCTAACTTTCTCGCCTACATGAAGCTTTAAATCGCAGTTCGTTTGGCCTTCAACCCGATATTCTCTTAGCCGTTCGCCAAACCATATGTGAGTTGGCCTAACTATAGCCGTTGTTGTTGAACCAAAGATGGAAGTCGAGGAACTAATTACTTCTCCATCCAAGGCTACAGATGCGCTATCGAGACGATTGATTTCCGCCTCCACCATCTCGGCTTCGCTGGCGTAGAAAACACATTCGCAAGCGAGCGCGGGCGTTTGAGCAAGCACTCCCGCAACGATGAGCACCCACAGTTTCATGTCTTCTTCCCCCCTGCCGGAATGTCCGCAGTTGAGGAATAAAACTTGAAGCATTTTTGGCAACAACTGGTCGCTTGCCGCTGGGCTGCTATCCAATCCCGAACCAGACCAGGAGCTTGTCAGCGGCGCGGTGTGATTCGCAGGCGAGGAACGACGATCGCGGGTGGCTAGCGGTCGTTCCGGTAACGGGAAGGTATAGCGCAATAACGGTCATTTCCCGGCAGTGGGTGCCAACACAATCTTGCGATCCCATTGGAAGAGGCGTCCATCAATCCGGGCCTCAGGATCGAGGTCAAGCAGCCGATATTCGGAATAGGATGTGCCGTCATCGGCCTCGCTGTCGGCCGAGATCAATAAGCCTTGCCATGGCCCGGTCTCGTTGAGAACGCAGCTATTGGAAAAGAAGAACGCGAAAGAGGTGTCGAAGCAGGTGCGGCGGAAAGAGGTATTCTCCAACCGGTCGTCCGTCCGCCTGCTGACAGCAGCCCTCGGCCCTTCTTGCAGCAATTGGCGGTCCATGACGACGAAGTGGGCCGGAATCGGATAAAGTTCGCCCTCAGCAATATTATTCGTCGAAACCACCGGCGCAGCGCCGTTGTGGATGACGATAAAGCGCGCCATACCGTTGAACAGGGACATATGGATGATCCTTGTCTCTACCTTTGCTTTGACATCGCACTGATCGGATCGTTCGACCCGCCAAGTGCGGCCTAGATAAAGGCCTTGATCGCCCGACCTGTAGAACCAGAATTCGGTATGTGTCCGCGCCGGAAGATAGTCAGGGAGGCTTCGCGGATCGGGAAGTGTGACGGACTCGCGGCATTCCGCACTTGCAGGCAATGACACCTTTGCGTCGCTAACGTTAAGTCTATCGTCGGCGAAGTAACCATGCAGAGCAAGGCCTTTAACAGGGCCAGGCGGTTGGTAATTCGCCTGATAACTGTAGTCCTCATCGCTTTCCATCCGCCAGACTGGAGAAAGCGACACGGAACCGGCACTTTTCGCCGACAGGGCGCTGTTGGGGAGGGCAAGAAATGCGCAGAGGACGAATGCAAGCTGTTTGGTCAAGCTTGGTAGGGCAGACTGAATGCTCATGTCTTGAAACTCTTTCCCCTGTCGAATGTGGCGCAGGTCGCGTCGCTGCTCGACAGGCACACATTTCCGTCAATGTTCAGTCATGGAGACAGCTGACCAGGCACGGCCGAAGGCGCGAGGCGAGGGTCACACCATGCAGCCACACGCTGCCTGGCTGTTCGACGCGTCGGACAATCACTCGTCGACCTGCAGGCCAGCTTGGCCGACCAACTTGAGAACCTTCGGGTCCTTGAGCAGTCCTCGGGAGCACTGCGCGGTATCGCGGAAGCCTTCGATGGTCAGAACGAGATGCGGACGAGCCTCGAGACATTCGCCATTGGTGCTATGTTCGATCAGGTTCTTGAAGCGGCGAACCTCCGGCTCGATCCAATGACCACCGGCCGATATCGGTTCGAGCGCGACACCGAGAGCATCGGAGGACGCTCAAAACGAGGGCTGGACGTTCGCGTCCACGACATCGAGACCGGCCGCGCCCGCGAGATCATCACGCTTTCGGGCGGCGAGACCTTCATCGCAGCCTTGTCCCTCGCACTCGGCCTGTCCGACATCGTCGAAATGACAAACGGGGCCATCAGGCTCGACACCATTTTCATCGATGAGGGCTTCGGCAGCCTCGATACAGATAACGACGCCGGCACGCTCGATCAGGTCCTGCAGGTGCTTCAGAATATTGTCGGCGAGCGGCGTGCCGTGGGCCTGATTTCACACGTGCCCTTGGTCCAACAGGCAGTTCCAAATGGCTTCACCGTGCACAAGGGTGCAAATGGCAGCCAGATCGAGGCTCGGGCAGGCTGACTATTCATTATTCGTCAATTAATATGTAATTGAAATATAGGTGATTTATGGAACCTTATCGAGATTGGGATAATGATTCAGGTGTTCGAGCCTTTGAGATTTCTGAAGGTCAAATCGACATTCAATTCAAAACCGGAGCAGTTTACCGGTATACATCTGCCTCAGTCGGGTCGGCAAACTTTGATCAAATGGTAGCTCTTGCGCGGGCCGGTGAAGGTCTAAATAACTTTATAAATCGAGTAGTAAAGAATCGATATTCATCAAGGTTGCGTTAAAGAAGAGACAGGTTGCAAATCTGCGGGCATACCAAGTTTCTCATGTCGCAATGTCCCAATGATTGGAATCGGGTCGTAGCTCACTTCGAGGGAGGGCAAGGTGCAGCTTGAGCGCGCGCGCATAAAGAACTTCAGATCACTTCGCGATGTTGAAGTGGAATTCGGCGCGCATACGGCCCTGATCGGCGGCAATGGTGCAGGAAAGTCGTCTATCCTGAAGGCGATCGAAATGTTCTACTCAACCTCCAAGACCTGCAGCGCCGACGATTTCTTCGGCCGCGATCAGTCGCAACCGATAGCGATCGAACTCACTTTCCACCGGTTAAGTGAGCAGGAGGCCACCGCTTTTGAAGATCGCGTGCGGGATGGGAAGCTCGTTGTCACGCGAATATTTGACCAGAGCTCTTCAAGCGGCAGGTATCACGGCGTTGTTCCTCAAGTCGCTGATTTCTTGGCGATCCGTGCCCACGCTACCGCCACATCGAAGCGCGCTGCCTACAACGAGCTTCGCGAGAATAATCCAGCTTATGCTGGTCTCCCGAACGCTGGCAGTCAGGCGGCAGTAGATCAGGCGCTCCTAGAATGGGAGGCAAACCACCCCGAACAGCTAGTGTTGCTCCCCGACGATGGTCAGTTCTTCGGATTTCAGAACAATAGTCGCGGCAAACTCCAGCGACACACCAGCTTTGTGTTCGTACCTGCCGTACGAGAAGCCTCAGCGGATGCGGCAGACGGCAAGGCGAGCGTCATCGGAAAGTTGCTCGAACTGCTGGTGCGAAGTCAGATCCTCCAGAGGCCAGATGTCCAAGCATTCAAGGCAACGATGACTGAAGCCTACCAGGCGCTGGTATCTGCCGACAACATGCCGGAGCTCGGCGCGCTTGCCGGGACGCTGACGGCCGATCTGCGGGGCTTATACCAAGATGCCGAAGTTTCGTTGAATTGGCGCGAAATCGGCGAAATGCCGGTTCCACTTCCCATGGCTGACGTGTTTCTCAAGGATGACGGATTTGGCGGTCCAGTAGACAGGCAGGGTCATGGCCTTCAGCGCGCGTTTATCTTCACGCTGCTCCAGCATCTCGCGCGCACTACAGTACCGGAGAGCGACGACCTTCAGCCAGATGTGAACGCCGGTGAAGTCGCGCCGGCAGTGGCGCCTATTCCGGCGCAGGCGCCTACGCTCATCCTCGCGATCGAGGAACCCGAGCTCTACCAGCATCCGACCAAACAGCGACATTTCGCAGACGTGCTGCGCGGCTTGAGTAGTGGCACTCTTCCTGGTGTCCAAGGCCATACGCAGATTATCTTCGGCTCGCATTCGCCGATGTTCATTTCGATGGGCAAAGCCGATGAGATCAGATTGACTCGCCGAACACCCTGTGAAGACAGTGAGTTTAAGCAATGCGCGCTGCAGGCGCTCGACTTGTCGAATGTCGCTCAGAAGCTGAGAACTGGATGGGACAAGCCGCCGGAACAATATACCGCGCAGACGCTCATTCCGAGATTGCACATCCTAGGTGCCGAGCTTTCGGAAGGGTTCTTTGCCAACGGCGTCATACTGGTCGAGGGGCGAAGCGACAAAGCAGCACTCACAGCGACGGCACGAATGTTGGGTGTGAGCTTCGAAGCGGCGGGGATCGCGATTTTGTCGGCCGAAGGCAAAGCGAACCTCGATCGTCCATATGTGATCTTTCGCGAGTTGGGAATTCCGACATTCATTCTCTGGGATTGTGACCAGCAACTGCCTGAGGACAAACGATCGCCTGCTATCGATCTCGCGCTCAGCAAGCTTGCGAAACCCGAACAGCAGTTCCAAGCAGCCCCCACGACTGACCTGATCGCGGACTGCTATGCTCATTTCGAAAAGACGCTAGAGTTAAAACTCAAGGAGGACCTGACGCCCGTCATCCACACGGAATGTCTTGCCGCCGCGTGCGAACCGTTCGGGGTCCACCCCAGTAAAGATAGCCAAAAGATTCCCGACGTTGTCTACCAGATGCTGTTGCGGGCGAAGGAACTAGGGCATGAAAGCGAAATGCTAACGAACCTTGTTCGTGCGATGTGGCGCTTCTTCCGTGATGAGGAAATTCCACAGGCGCACTAAGCTTTGGCAGCAACATATGAGGCATGCTGCCATCGGAGACCGCATCGAGGGCAGCTATCCTCGAGCTAGTCCTATAACTTGCCGTTCCGGACTGTCTGACATAGCGGACATAATGCCTGGCCTCAGCGCGGCAGTGAGGTGTCCGCTACTGGGAAGGGCAATTCGGCCGCTGAGCGACGGAGAAGGGTCGCAAGCTTCCCTGGGGCTACGCATAGACGAGAGGCATCACCAAAAAATATGGTTGCGATCAGGTGCAGACTGCGACGGAATATGGTAGGCGCGAATAGATCGAAAAAAGTTGTCAAAGAGGCGGTTTTGGGCATCGAACCTCTCCTTCATTCACTGCTGCGGGTACAAATGAGGGTATTTAGTCGAACTCGTTTTGAGGACTAAGATTTTAAAACAATTGCATAAAATCTGATTTCGAGTCCTCTTCTGCACCATTTGCCATCCTTGTGCCATAAACTGGTGAAAGCGCTTACGCTTCACGCTGGGGGTGGTGCAAATGAACCTCGTCCTCTCCAGTCATGGCGGCGGTTTCCACCTGCCCGGCGCTATATGCATAACATCGCCCGAGCATCTCCGGGTTGTCGCGAGCAGGTCGACCTGCAACTTGTGAGGGGCGGTAGCGCCGACCGATGGCTATGAGCCAAGTCCGCGCCAGGATGGTGGCGGCTTCAAGTCGATCCTGCTCAAAGGCGCGGCTGGCCCATGCGGCGAAGCCTGCTCCCAGCGGTCTTCCCCGAAGCTCCAGCGGATCGAGAATCGCACCCTGTCGGACCAGCCAGCGACAGACCAGCCGGCCGTTTCGCCGGATCGTGATGGGGACTGGCAATTCTACCTCATCCGGGACTTCCGCTTCATAGACTATCTCCATCGACGGTCCTTGAGCATGGCCAATCGCCATGACCGCCAGGTCCAGAAGATGGGTGCAATGACGGCGCGCGATCCCCCCGGTGTAGAAGTCGCGCCTTGGCGTGCCGATCGGCAGCCCGACCAGGGACTGAAGCTGGGCGATCGCGCCGGGGCATGCCGTGGTGGGAAGGCGGATGCCTTGGCCCGCAATGGCGGTCACGATCGAGGCGTCATGCAGGATGGAACAGCGCATTTCATGGAAATTGTCGAGGAGATGGCTGTCGACCCGATTGGGCCGCGCGCGCAGGGACACGCGACGAATGGTGGAGCCGGTCCCGTAATCCGGATTGAGTGGAAAGTTGAGCTGCCCGGGTCTCATGGCAAGGGCGCGGACCTGCCGGCGCAGGTGCAAGATTCACGCGGCTTGTCGAGCGCCTTGTCCATCAATGCGCCCCTATGCGAAACGCGGCGGTCGCTTCGCCAGGAAGGCGGCGACTCCTTCCCGCCCTTCGGCGGCACCGGCGGACTTGGCAATCGAGGCGGCCTCGCGATCCAACTGGGCGGCAAGGTCGGCGGTTGCCGATTCCATCAGCAAAGCGCGGCATCTGGCGAGTGCGCGGATCGGCCCCTTTGCGAGCGTCGACGCAATGGCCGACGCCTCGGCACGAAGCGCGTCGTCGGGGACCATGCGCGTCACAAGGCCGATGGCGGCCGCTTCCTCCGCCCTGATTCGTCGATTGGCGAACAGCATTTCCTGCGCCCGCCGCATCCCGACCAGGCGCGGCAGCCACCATGATGCGCCGCCATCCGGCGTCAGTCCGACGGCGCTATAGGCCGAGGTGAAATGCGCGGAGGCGGCCGCCAGCGCAATGTCCCCCAATATTGCAAGGCTAAGCCCCGCACCGGCGGCAGGACCATTGATCGCCGTGACCAGAGGCTTTTCCATCGTGGCGAGCCGATGGACGCCGGCGTGGAAACTGCGCGCAAGGGCGCCGACCGCCGCTTCGGCGTCCTCCCCGGCGGCGGAGAAGGCGTCGATGTCGCCGCCGACGCAGAAATATTTGCCGCTTCCGGTGAGGACGACGGAGCGTATGTCCCGCTCCGCCGCGCATCGCTCCGCCAGTTCATGAAGGCGGAATGCGAATTCAGGATCGACGGAGTTGCGCTTTTCGGGGCGTGCCAGCGTCAGCCATGCGATGCCGTCATCAATGTCGAGAGTGATGGCCGGACCGTTCATCGGGCGCCGGCCTTCTCCGCCTGCCGCCACGCCAGGCGCATGAGTTCCGGCAGTACCGCAACCCGCTCGCGCGCCTGCGCGGAGGAGGCGTTGCCACGGATGACCCGGCCCTTGATGCCGTGGAAGATGGCCGCGAGCCGAAAGAAGTTGAAGGCCACGTAGAAGTCGTAACCCGGCATGTCCGCCAGACCCCTGCGCCGGCAATAGGCCGCGAGATAGGCCTCTTCATCGGCTATGCCGAGCGCGGCGGGGTCGCTCCCGCCGAGGCCCGCGACGATGTGCGGCGGCATCCGATACATCATCGCATGATAGGCGAAGTCCGCGCCCGGATGCCCCAGGGTCGAAAGCTCCCAGTCGAGCACGGCCAGCACGCGAGGCTGCGTCGGGTGGAAGATCAGATTGTCGATGCGGAAATCGCCATGGACGATGCTCGTTTCCTCGCCCGGCGGGATGTGGGCGGGGAGCCATTCCACCAGCCGGTCCATATAGGGATCGCGGCCCGCCTGCGCGTCCTCAAGATATTGGCGGGACCAGCGCGCTATCTGCCGTTCGAAATAGTTGCCGGGTCGGCCATAGTCCGCAAGGCCGGCGGCCACATGATCGATGCTGTGGAGATCGGCGATCGTCGCGTTCATCGCATCGAACAGCGCGGCTCTTTCCGGGGGAGACACGCCGGGAAGCGCGGCATCCCAGAAGATGCGGCCTTCCACCATGTCCATGACGTAGAAGATCGTGCCGATGACCGCGGGATCGGTGCACAGGCCATGGACGGCGGCGACCGGAAAGCCTGCCCGCGAGAGGGCGGCGAGCACCCTTGCCTCCCGGTCGAGCGCATGGGCGCCCTTGAGCAAGGGGCCGGGCGGTTGCTTGCGCAGGACATAGGTCTTGCCGGGCGTGAGCAGCTTGTACGTCGGATTGGACTGCCCGCCCTTGAACTGCTCGATCGTGAGCGGCCCGGCATAGTCGGAGACATGGGCGCGCATCCAGGCGTCCAGCGCTCCCAGATCCAGCTCATAGCCGGGGCGAACGGCGGCGGTTCCGCTATTGTCTTCGACCAGGGCAT
This genomic interval carries:
- a CDS encoding enoyl-CoA hydratase/isomerase family protein produces the protein MNGPAITLDIDDGIAWLTLARPEKRNSVDPEFAFRLHELAERCAAERDIRSVVLTGSGKYFCVGGDIDAFSAAGEDAEAAVGALARSFHAGVHRLATMEKPLVTAINGPAAGAGLSLAILGDIALAAASAHFTSAYSAVGLTPDGGASWWLPRLVGMRRAQEMLFANRRIRAEEAAAIGLVTRMVPDDALRAEASAIASTLAKGPIRALARCRALLMESATADLAAQLDREAASIAKSAGAAEGREGVAAFLAKRPPRFA
- a CDS encoding phosphotransferase — its product is MNALVEDNSGTAAVRPGYELDLGALDAWMRAHVSDYAGPLTIEQFKGGQSNPTYKLLTPGKTYVLRKQPPGPLLKGAHALDREARVLAALSRAGFPVAAVHGLCTDPAVIGTIFYVMDMVEGRIFWDAALPGVSPPERAALFDAMNATIADLHSIDHVAAGLADYGRPGNYFERQIARWSRQYLEDAQAGRDPYMDRLVEWLPAHIPPGEETSIVHGDFRIDNLIFHPTQPRVLAVLDWELSTLGHPGADFAYHAMMYRMPPHIVAGLGGSDPAALGIADEEAYLAAYCRRRGLADMPGYDFYVAFNFFRLAAIFHGIKGRVIRGNASSAQARERVAVLPELMRLAWRQAEKAGAR
- a CDS encoding SbcC/MukB-like Walker B domain-containing protein; the encoded protein is MADQLENLRVLEQSSGALRGIAEAFDGQNEMRTSLETFAIGAMFDQVLEAANLRLDPMTTGRYRFERDTESIGGRSKRGLDVRVHDIETGRAREIITLSGGETFIAALSLALGLSDIVEMTNGAIRLDTIFIDEGFGSLDTDNDAGTLDQVLQVLQNIVGERRAVGLISHVPLVQQAVPNGFTVHKGANGSQIEARAG
- a CDS encoding DUF2889 domain-containing protein — its product is MHLRRQVRALAMRPGQLNFPLNPDYGTGSTIRRVSLRARPNRVDSHLLDNFHEMRCSILHDASIVTAIAGQGIRLPTTACPGAIAQLQSLVGLPIGTPRRDFYTGGIARRHCTHLLDLAVMAIGHAQGPSMEIVYEAEVPDEVELPVPITIRRNGRLVCRWLVRQGAILDPLELRGRPLGAGFAAWASRAFEQDRLEAATILARTWLIAIGRRYRPSQVAGRPARDNPEMLGRCYAYSAGQVETAAMTGEDEVHLHHPQREA
- a CDS encoding ATP-dependent nuclease; the encoded protein is MQLERARIKNFRSLRDVEVEFGAHTALIGGNGAGKSSILKAIEMFYSTSKTCSADDFFGRDQSQPIAIELTFHRLSEQEATAFEDRVRDGKLVVTRIFDQSSSSGRYHGVVPQVADFLAIRAHATATSKRAAYNELRENNPAYAGLPNAGSQAAVDQALLEWEANHPEQLVLLPDDGQFFGFQNNSRGKLQRHTSFVFVPAVREASADAADGKASVIGKLLELLVRSQILQRPDVQAFKATMTEAYQALVSADNMPELGALAGTLTADLRGLYQDAEVSLNWREIGEMPVPLPMADVFLKDDGFGGPVDRQGHGLQRAFIFTLLQHLARTTVPESDDLQPDVNAGEVAPAVAPIPAQAPTLILAIEEPELYQHPTKQRHFADVLRGLSSGTLPGVQGHTQIIFGSHSPMFISMGKADEIRLTRRTPCEDSEFKQCALQALDLSNVAQKLRTGWDKPPEQYTAQTLIPRLHILGAELSEGFFANGVILVEGRSDKAALTATARMLGVSFEAAGIAILSAEGKANLDRPYVIFRELGIPTFILWDCDQQLPEDKRSPAIDLALSKLAKPEQQFQAAPTTDLIADCYAHFEKTLELKLKEDLTPVIHTECLAAACEPFGVHPSKDSQKIPDVVYQMLLRAKELGHESEMLTNLVRAMWRFFRDEEIPQAH
- a CDS encoding tyrosine-type recombinase/integrase, whose protein sequence is MALSSLALSKAKPREKPYKLADGHGLYLLITPQGGRYWRMNYRFGGKAKTMAMGVFPLITLAEAREKRDAARRLLAAGSDPSATRKEAEAREAFEATTGFRTVAEEWLAKREREGLGAVTLGKVKWLLEFAYPSLGNRKISEITSMELLAVLRQVEGRGRHETARRLRSVCGRIFRYAIATGRAEHDLSANLRDALTTPKVKHLAAITNSQQVGPLMRAIETFDGHAVTRAALRLAPHVFVRPGELRHAEWAEIDFDKALWCIPAEKMKMRRPHRVPLSRQSLAIFASIREITGTGKFVFPGFQSLKRPMSENALNGALRRLGYSGDEMTSHGFRAMASTLLNEMGRWHPDAIERQLAHAEADAVRRAYARGEYWDERVAMMQAWSDYLDDLAGKPPT